The following proteins are co-located in the Calliphora vicina chromosome 2, idCalVici1.1, whole genome shotgun sequence genome:
- the LOC135952684 gene encoding minor histocompatibility antigen H13 — MSGEVVEQVVEAVKEATESAVENATETITNAKVPSTPEGIAVAYGSLVIMAMLPIVFGSIRSVKLHKAKKISGEKADTMTTKDAMFFPLIASAALFSLYIIFKISSKDHINLLLTGYFFVLGVIALAHLLSPIANSLMPAAVPKIPFHIHFTRGEGKNKEDIINYKFSTHDIVCLVISAAIGVWYLLKKHWIANNMFGLAFAVNGVEMLHLNNIVTGCILLSGLFFYDIFWVFGTNVMVTVAKSFEAPIKLVFPQDLLTNGLNASNFAMLGLGDIVIPGIFIALLLRFDHSTKRKSRIYFYSTLVAYFMGLMATIFVMHVFKHAQPALLYLVPACMGTPLLVALVRGELKTLFAYEDHPEEKPEKKEVKESSSSSKKKESKKAK; from the exons ATGTCGGGTGAAGTGGTTGAACAAGTAGTGGAAGCTGTGAAAGAAGCAACCGAATCGGCTGTCGAAAATGCAACTGAAACCATAACAAATGCAAAAGTACCCTCAACTCCTGAAGGTATTGCTGTGGCCTATGGAAGTCTGGTCATTATGGCTATGTTACCAATTGTTTTTGGTTCCATACGCTCCGTCAAATTGCACAAAGCAAAAAAG ATAAGCGGCGAAAAAGCTGATACTATGACAACTAAAGATGCTATGTTCTTCCCCCTCATCGCATCCGCAGCTCTTTTCAGTCTCTAtattatcttcaaaatttccTCCAAAGATCACATTAACCTGTTATTGACCggttatttctttgttttggGAGTCATTGCCTTGGCCCATCTATTAAGTCCTATCGCCAATTCATTAATGCCCGCCGCTGTTCCAAAAATACCATTCCATATACATTTCACTCGCGGAGAAGGTAAAAATAAGGAAGACATAATTAACTATAAATTCAGCACCCACGATATTGTGTGCTTAGTTATATCGGCCGCCATTGGTGTGTGGTATTTGTTGAAGAAACACTGGATTGCTAATAACATGTTTGGACTGGCTTTTGCCGTGAATGGTGTGGAAATGTTGCATTTGAATAATATTGTAACTGGTTGCATTTTGTTGAGTGGTCTCTTTTTCTATGATATTTTCTGGGTATTTGGAACAAATGTCATGGTTACGGTTGCCAAGAGTTTTGAAGCCCCCATTAAACTAGTTTTCCCACAAGATTTGCTTACCAACGGCTTAAATGCTTCCAATTTCGCCATGTTGGGTTTGGGAGATATTGTTATTCCTGGTATTTTCATCGCTTTGTTATTACGTTTTGATCACAGCACCAAACGCAAGAGCCGCATTTATTTCTATTCCACCTTAGTGGCTTATTTCATGGGTTTAATGGCTACCATTTTCGTTATGCATGTATTTAAACATGCCCAGCCAGCTTTGTTGTATTTGGTGCCAGCTTGTATGGGTACTCCTTTGTTGGTGGCTCTTGTCCGCGGTGAATTGAAAACATTATTTGC CTATGAAGATCATCCCGAGGAAAAACCTGAAAAGAAGGAGGTCAAggaaagcagcagcagcagtaaaaAGAAGGAATCGAAAAAAGCCAAATGA
- the Prosbeta4 gene encoding probable proteasome subunit beta type-2, with protein sequence METILGIRGPDFVMVSADTTQARSIIVMKEDENKIHKIADNLMIATIGESGDTIQFTEFISKNIALYKMRNGYDLSPKCAAHFTRKNLADYLRSRTPYQVNMFVAGYDPKEGPELHYIDYLANAKSVKYAGQGYGGMFCASIFDRYYHENITQEEAYDVLKKCVVEIQKRLVINLPKFNVSVVDKDGIKELPQITATNLMDYKP encoded by the exons atggaaACTATTTTGGGTATACGCGGTCCTGATTTTGTTATGGTATCTGCCGATACAACACAGGCACGATCAATTATTGTAATGAAAGAGG atgaaaataaaatacacaaaattgcGGACAATTTGATGATAGCAACAATTGGTGAATCCGGCGATACGATACAATTTACAGAGtttatttcgaaaaatattGCTTTGTATAAAATGCGTAATGGTTACGATTTGAGTCCCAAGTGTGCCGCTCATTTTACTCGTAAAAATCTTGCGGATTATTTAAGATCACGCACTCCCTATCAGGTTAATATGTTTGTGGCTGG CTATGACCCCAAAGAAGGTCCCGAATTACATTACATCGACTATTTGGCCAATGCCAAATCAGTTAAATACGCTGGTCAAGGTTATGGTGGCATGTTCTGTGCCAGTATCTTCGATCGTTACTATCATGAAAACATTACCCAGGAGGAGGCCTATGATGTACTCAAAAAGTGTGTTGTGGAAATACAAAAACGTTTGGTCATTAATTTACCCAAATTTAATGTATCTGTAGTGGATAAAGATGGCATTAAGGAACTGCCCCAGATAACTGCAACAAATCTTATGGATTATAAGCCCTAG
- the ND-15 gene encoding uncharacterized protein ND-15 gives MPITPFFRSPFTDLTGSLINHQTYDKCGELEMNMMDCLEAYGAERGQKMCKDLVEDFNECFTMHKQMLRFQAMRSERMKQYWSGDRKKEELYAEPPRVDAY, from the exons ATGCCTATTACACCATTCTTCCGTTCACCTTTCACCGATTTAACTGGTAGTTTGATCAATCATCAAACTTACGATAAGTGCGGCGAATTAGAAATGAACATGATGGACTGTTTGGAAGCCTATGGTGCCGAAAGAGGCCAAAAGATGTGCAAAGATTTAGTTGAAGATTTCAATGAGTGCTTTACCATGCACAAGCAAATGTTGCGTTTCCAG GCCATGCGCAGCGAACGTATGAAGCAATACTGGTCCGGTGATCGTAAGAAGGAAGAACTTTATGCTGAACCTCCAAGAGTTGATGCCTATTAG
- the Pus10 gene encoding putative tRNA pseudouridine synthase Pus10: MTTFNQQLVDFLKGCGVCQICQLRYLKARGNEYKDLKESFDKLKVKYEEETEDEETESVAKKPKLAVCPCCLGLFSKEFRSHLIERILKTDIQNFECNDIVVAISMPMLVQVRQLSMWFALIDKFGPRIDKDKALDVPLKEAVKLIINPTVCEELKKEYEANGIMINIQVSHVQEAEELEKLKQLHDKAFPTAPNSKRQVISRGVMEKQYTPKRVKEEMFKEFFPVPPPTASEHLTLESIDLTGPTVFVAGRYRKISRELSHTPWVLNGKRIMDDSIEEVIMRAVTPHFCKDSSKAIFMSSGREDVDVRCLGKGRPFVLEIPNSFRTTLTPSEANRMEKEIDKSQKLSVRNLQMVKREELVHIKSGEEQKKKYYRALCVLQEPATAEILKKLNVPEGFEIQQKTPIRVLHRRPLHTRPRMIYKLSAMVQKENPKVVVLDVVSQAGTYIKELVHGEFGRTTPSVSSIVGQPVDIMALDVMAIDLDWPKEIDNSLESEM, from the exons atgaCTACGTTTAATCAGCAATTAGTGGATTTTCTAAAAGGCTGCGGAGTTTGCCAAATATGCCAATTAAGATATTTAAAAGCTCGTGGCAATGAATATAAAGATTTAAAGGAGAGCTTTGATAAG TTGAAAGTTAAGTATGAAGAAGAAACTGAAGACGAAGAAACAGAAAGTGTTGCGAAAAAACCAAAATTAGCGGTATGTCCTTGTTGTTTGggtcttttttcaaaagaatTCCGATCCCATCTAATTGAGCGTATATTAAAAACTGATATACAGAATTTTGAATGTAATGACATTGTTGTGGCCATTAGTATGCCTATGCTAGTACAAGTTCGTCAATTATCTATGTGGTTTGCTTTAATCGACAAATTCGGTCCCAGAATAGATAAAGATAAAGCCCTTGATGTGCCCTTAAAGGAGGCCGTCAAATTAATTATTAACCCAACTGTATGTGAGGAACTGAAAAAGGAGTATGAGGCTAATGGAATTATGATTAATATACAAGTGTCACATGTTCAAGAAGCTGAagaattggaaaaattaaaacaacttcATGACAAAGCATTTCCAACCGCTCCAAATTCAAAACGCCAGGTTATATCTAGAGGAGTTATGGAAAAACAATACACTCCGAAGAGGGTGAAggaagaaatgtttaaagaattttttccaGTACCACCTCCAACCGCATCTGAGCATTTAACATTGGAATCCATAGATTTGACAGGCCCTACAGTGTTTGTAGCCGGACGCTATCGTAAGATCTCGCGCGAATTGTCCCATACGCCCTGGGTACTAAATGGAAAACGTATTATGGACGACAGTATTGAGGAAGTTATTATGAGAGCTGTAACACCGCATTTTTG taaggACTCTTCAAAAGCGATATTCATGTCTAGCGGCCGCGAAGACGTTGATGTCCGCTGTTTAGGCAAAGGTCGTCCCTTTGTATTGGAAATACCCAATTCATTTCGCACCACTCTAACGCCTTCTGAGGCAAATCGCATGGAAAAAGAAATTGACAAATCTCAAAAATTATCAGTGCGCAATTTACAAATGGTTAAACGTGAAGAATTGGTACACATTAAATCGGGTGaagaacaaaagaaaaaatactacCGTGCTTTGTGTGTACTACAAGAACCAGCTACCgccgaaattttgaaaaaattaaatgtaccaGAAGGCtttgaaatacaacaaaaaacacccATACGTGTTTTACACCGAAGACCACTGCATACGAGACCTCGTATGATCTATAAGCTAAGTGCCATGGTGCAGAAGGAAAATCCCAAAGTTGTAGTTCTTGATGTTGTAAGTCAGGCTGGTACATACATAAAGGAGTTAGTGCATGGTGAATTTGGTAGAACAACACCATCAGTGTCTTCCATAGTTGGACAACCTGTTGACATAATGGCCTTAGATGTTATGGCTATTGATTTGGATTGGCCCAAAGAAATCGACAATAGTTTAGAATCtgaaatgtaa